AAGCGTGAGTGTTAATACGAACGTGAAAGCCgtgtcaaaaaaaaagatgaaaacgACTGCTGCTGTCTTGCTAGAGagcagaaagccaacagcaacCAGTGCAGCCTTACTTGGCCCGACAGATACattggaggaaaaaagcagaggaggTGAAGGGGATGTGAAGACAAATGGCTACTTGGATGGACCTTCTGACTGGACAACTTCTGTGAAAGCAGTTAAGTGGGAGACACCAGAACCAGAACTGCCTTCCTCCTACAGACCTCCCTTACATGGACTCGAGAAGGAAAGGACCCATGTGGCTTCTTCAGTGGGCAATGCTGGAGAAAGCCTTCGTACTACTGAAAGTAGTGGGCTCACTTTGTTTAAAGCAACTCTTTCTGCTGTTGGAGATGCTTACATAGCCAGAAACCTTTCAGACCACCAGAAGGACACTCAAGACTTCAGCTTCGAGGCAGTGCCGAGCATCTTTCAGGACAGAGAGAATCAGATTTTTCTTatggtgctgggtgctgttgTGGTTTGGGAGCTGTTGGCTGCAGCTTTCGAGTGGGCAGTGGATGAGGGTCTCTACCAATATCTCGACTTTGTTGACTCGACTGACAGGTACAGCAAGCTGTGGGTCTGGAGTTACCTGGGGGCATCTGCAGGTGCCTGCAGCGTTGCCCTGCTGGTGGATCACCTGAATTGCTTCCTCAGCAGGACAATCACCCGCCTTGCTGTCCATTTCTATGGCTATGCTCTCCTGACAGTGCTCTCCTTGTTTGTTGGtctctttctgcctctccagGCTCCCAAGAAAAGCGACCACAtcaacaaaaccaccaaagccctggccctgctggggaGTGATGGCCATGCCATCCTCTATGCCCTCACCATCTTCCTCACTGgctcagccagctctgcagtgcacaACTTTCTCTTCTGGCAGATGCAGGACCGAGGCAGCAGCGAGCTGTACATGGGGCTCTCTGTGGCAGTTTCCCTGCTAGctgaaattttgctttattCCTTCAAAGGGAAGTTGCTAAGGACTTGCTCGAGCAGCAGAATTGTTTCAGTGAGTCTAAGCCTCCTGGCAGTACAGCTCCTGTGCTACTCCTTCCTGTGGACTGCCTGGTCAGTTCTCCTTATCCAGGTTTTATCTGCCTTCAGTAACGGTGCTTTGTGGTGGGTGGTTGAGGGGAACGTGGATGACATTGCCACTCCAGGCATGGAGAGGTCCCTGCACTCTCTTCTCCAGGGCCTCTGCTACGGGGGAGGAGCCAGCTTGGGCAGTTTTGCAGGAGGATTTGTTGTGCAGCACTTCGGGCTGGCGGTTCTGTTCAGGGCGTGCTGTGTGTGCCTGGTGCTCTGGCTCTTCTTGTTCTTAATTGTCCAATCTAAATTGCCAcggcagaaaaaaattaattattctcGCCTCCTGGCTGCTGATTCCAGTGATATGAGTGACACTGATGAGGAGAACGAGAGGGACTGGCTGGTAAAAGCTATGAAGGATGAAAGCTTTAATAGGAATTTATCACAACAACATGGCATCAAATGATCTGTACTTGAATGCAGGGAGTGGGGTGGCCATGGGGTGTGATGCTGCTGCACAGAAATGACCATTAATTCTAGAGTGCTAAATATATAGCAGTATGTATCTGACAggactgatttttattttttaaattttatatatatatatttattttcttaatttatagTGTTCTTGTAgtgatttctccttttttaactCCGTGATTTTGCCTCCAAAATCATAACAAGATATTTCAGGTATACAGTTGCTGAAATGAATTTGGCTATGTTTTTAGTCAAAAAGCAAACTTGAGTTGATTTCATCCCCAGAGCTGATGCTGTGGAAGCTGTGAGTGAAAGCTGTGACCTGTACATTGACACAattgaatgaaaaatattgtaatgCCAACAGCCATCTAAACGTTTTCAAGGTGCTTTTCCTGTGAACTCCTTTTGCTGCATAGGGAAtgtgaataaaaaatatttcatttgctcTGCTGTGATCTgtaaaatctggttttgttacAGACTGGCTGCTCAGGTTTGGACATTTAACTGAGAAAATCTGTTGGACAAAACCTACTGTGTATGTGCACAGTCAGTGGACTTCCTTGTCTTCATTTACCCAAGGTGGCACCTGGAATCCAGGGTGACCAGGAAGCCACCTGCCCTCTTGATCTGAATAAATTCTGTGGGCTGGGAGTTCCCACCAGGCAGCAGTCATTCAGAAGGAACTTGGCACTGGCTGAGTTGATCAGGTTGAAGCTGTTGgtcctccctggggagccctCTGCTCACTTTTCCTATTTAGAACTAAATCTGTGTCCTGAACAGGGCCTGCTAAGTCCAGAAGGATCCTCAAGCTGTCTCTTCTGCCCTTGCCTTAGCCTCAAAGGCACACAGTCTTCCAACACCTCTTAGATAGGTAAGATTTGCTTACAAATGAAAAACTGGGAGAGTGATCTCATTAAAAACCTGAGCCAGGCCTTAAACGGGGCTGGTGGAGAAGCTTTGAGCCTTCAAAAGGTCAAAGTTCCTTTCAGCTGCCATCAAAATCTGCTGTCAGGGAGGTAAATCCTTGGTCAGATGACACCATCATTCCTCTGCAGAGGGATAGGCTTTAAGAACACCTTCTTAATGTTTAACAAGCCCTGAGACAGCTGCAAAAAGCagagtatttatttaaatgcatatttaataaGTAACCTGGAGGGGGTGTTGCAGTCTGTGCCCCTGCTGTGCTCTGGTCTCAGGACAGACAGGTTGGAGGGATGGAGATCATCTCTGTGTGTGCATTGATTCCAGATTATCTGCACATAACATGTTTTCAGGACAATTAGCTCTGTTTTCCTGGCACAAATCCCTTTGCCATACAACAATGGCTCAATAGATAGAACTGTCCTTGTGCCAAGAATAGCTGGAACTTTTTATTAAGCTCTTACCCTCTCTCAGGAATTCAAACTCAAATTGAGAACAATTTCATTGTCAAAGAGTTTCACCCAGCCTTATTATCAGCTAATACCTCAGGAGCTTTTAATGACTTGGGACAGACTGACTGCAGCCTGGAGAAACCTAAGTggaagctgcagctcccagagtGATGTGCTTTGGGGAGCTGAACATTGCAGAAAGGAGCTGGGatgctttaaaatgcagttgCTGCTTTAGCTGGGAGGGACTTGCCCTCAGCTGAAGCCAATTAAATGGGTTCCACGggctcttttttctctgctttaacaTCAAACCAGCTCTTgtccttccagctctgcaaagaGGAACCTTGAAATGAGAAGTGTGTGTGCAATCTGTCCTGCGAGTCTGGCaaaagggtgacagagcccagGTGTCTCCCTGGGCTCTTCCCTCCAGGGAGGTTTTGGCCATGGATATTTATGGCTGCTGGGCCCCTGTCACTGGGAACAGGGAGGATTGAAGGTGGGGCTTAACTTCAGTGTCATCATCTTCCACAAATatggtctttaaaaaaaaagttacaaacaTATGGGGTGCTGATTTAGGGGAGAACTGTATTTATACAGTTTGAAATATGTTCTGAATTATAAACCACTATGAAAGTGGATGTGGCAGAGAGCTCATTTGCTGAAGGAATTGTACCAGTTTGGTTAAATCACTTCCTGCTGGGGTTTGTGCTGTTTCTGTGTGTGAGCTCTGCAAACACTGGTGActcaatttttccttctctgataGCCACAGACCCTTCAAGCCAAACAGATAAGGAAGGAGGTGAACAGAAATTGTTCTGTGTGAGACTTCTTTGCACCCAGCATGGCTTTATTGCCCTTGCAGAAGTAAGAACATGTTTAGGCATTTAATGTCACTGGGAGGAAGAGGTAACTGGGAAGGACCAAACTGCCTTTGGGGAAAACACATTCTCATGATGTGTTTCCAACCACagcagcagttatttttttattacttgcCAAAATATTGACATaaaatcttctgtttctttcaggttttattcTTAACCAGTAATTGTAAGGTTAAAAAAGATTATAAAATCAGGTAAGATTTTACTCTTTGCCCACTTCATAGTGAACTTTAAGCAAATTTCAGAGGTTTTTACgtagaaataattattttattttattttctctccccaggGTCTAAATTGAGCTGTGCCCTCCCTCTCTGAATACAATTTGGTTTCACTGAGCTCAGGAGGAAAACCATAGGTAGTGCTGAGGAACAAGCTCTGCACAATGACAGTCTTTGTAGCTCATAGATTTTAAATGTCACATAGCTCAATGTATGTGTTCCCTATGAGAGGTTTCAAAGGATCTAAATAAATCACTTTTATTAGAAAAGACATCATTTGCCAAAAAATGCCAAAGGCCTCTCTGCTTTTTGTGAAACAGCCCTGCAGGAAGTTTTGGTGCAGAGCTGATGCACCTGAACTGGAATCTGAGGAACTCATTGCATCAGACACCTTATCTTGCTGTTTACAGTTTAGTTCCCAACTTCCAAGGGAGCTAAAATTGCAGATTTTATCCTTCTGGCAGTTATTTTATGATGGGATGTTGCAAATGTTTCCAATGTGTCTCTCTGTGTGCACGTCACATCTGCAATTGACTTAAATCATGTGGTGCTTGCAGGATGTTTAAATTAAGTAAAGCTCAGTGGGCACCCATCTCTGGATGTTCATTTTGCTGCTGGATCTGATCAACACAGTAAGATCCTCTCCAAAGATGTCTCTAATTCTGCAAGCAGCCACCACATGTTTCTTTGAGGACTGTAGTGGAATCTGTCCAGATGAACTCCCAGGgaggttttgtatttttgtaatgAGTTGTTTCCCCCAGTTGTGGTTATGGCCCATTTGAGGTAAGTCCATTTAGCTGTAGTTTCACaagaagaggagcaggagagagctGTGGAGTTATTCTGTGGAGTTTTTGAGAGCTGTGGAGTTATTCTGCATGTTCTGAATATTGAAACCAACAGCTCTTGAATTGTCTTGTCTTCTGTTATGGCACATGCCTCTAAGGCACAAGCCATGGGTTCTACCAGTAaaagttttttctcattttcatagaatcctagaattgtcagggttggaagggacctttaagctcatccagttccacccccctgccatgggcagggacacctcctacagatcaggttgctcagagccctgtccagcctggccttagaaacttccagggatggagctcccaccacctctctgggcatcctgtgccagtgtctcaccaccctcatgggggaagaacttcttcctaacatctcatctaaatctacccttctCTAATTTGaaattttgctcattttttaagACAAGACATCACCACTCTGATTTGATCTCTTAGGTGAATTGTAATTACCACACAATACTGAAATTCTGCATCTTTATAACTGGGTCCCAGGTGGACATCTTAAAAGTCTTGGGCAGCTCCTGACTTGCTGGCATGAGCACCAAGTAGAACTCCTGCAGGGGAAACAGAGTCTGTCTTGAATATCTTGACACTCTCAGCTTGGCATCTGTATTTCTGTGTCACAAGGGAGCCAATATGAAGGAATCTCTGCTAGGTTAGACTGTACATTTCTAAGggaacagataatttttttcttcttggtttctCTCTGGAACCTGGTTTTGCTGTAATATAGAATACTTTTCTGGCCAAGGGGCAATTTTTGACTTTAAGTTGGGTTATGCTGAGACCATAAAGCTTTAAACCTTAATGTCAAGGTGAGTATGAGGCCACTTTAAAAATTCCAAGATTTTTCTCAGATTTATGCCAGACTTTTCATAGGAATTAGCTCAGCAGCCTGTTTCactggggagggcagcagctaGAGAGGATGCTGCTGCAAGGTTCTGATAGCAGACAGAGGCTGGTATTTCTCTGATGCAGGGGGTGACTCTGAACCCATCCCTTCCATTGCTGTGCCTCTGTTTTCCTCACCAATAGCTTTAGCTTATTGCATCGACTATTGACTGCTAACTGTGTGTCCCCCAGCCACACGGTGGGACTGCTCATTGCTGTGTCCCACGGGAGGGACTtgctggagggaggagaagggcagTGCTCATCACCCAGTTCCTCATTGCTGTGGGTACTGCCAAGGTGCCACCAACCAGCCTTTGGCTTGCAGACCAACCCTGGATGCTTTTACAACTGGTTGTTGTGGTTTGCCATAGGGAAAAGTTAGTTCTGCTTGAGATTGTAGCTgtccttgtttccttccttcctaagGGGGGGCCTGTTCAATGCCACAGCACCCCCCATgtcatagcatcatagaatcccagactggtttgagttggaaCGGATCTTAAGGATCAtccacgggcagggacaccagctcaggttgctccaagccccatccaacctgggctggaacactgccagggatggggcagccacagcttctctgggcaacctgagccagtgtctcatcaccctcaaaataaagaatttcgTCCTAAAATCTCACCTCAGTCTCCccttttctaatttaaatccaaccctcctcatcccatcccttcaGACCCTTGTCCAAAGtgcctccccagctttcccGGAGCCCCTTCGGGccactggaaggtgctctaaggtctcctcgcagccttctccaggctgaaagcCCCAGGCCGAGGGTTCCGGGAGCTCCGGGGGTCCCGGGGGAGGGGGTGCGGGGCGGGGCCGGTGTGCGGGGGGGAGGTCCGTGGGGCGGGACCCCCGGCAGAGCGgcgggagcggagcggagcggagggGTCAAAGCTGCGGCATGGAGGCGAAGCGGAGCCCTCCCCTGTACGGATCGCTGGAGCCCACCCGGTGGCCGCCCGCCGCTGCGGGGCCAGGTAAGCCCTGCGGGACCGGCACGGGCAGGGGACGCCCCCAAACTTCTcccccccaccacccacccTCTGCACCCCACCACACGGAACCACCGGGTGCTCCCCGTACCGGTACCGGTACGGCCGGAACCTCCGTGGCCACGCGAAatggggcaggagggatggaggggagggagagcgagaaggggagaaggaagggaaaggctggggaggggggaatggatggaaggagggatggaggagagaaaggaCGGAGGGAAGGGAGTGGATGGGAGGAGGGTTggctggaggggaggaaggTGGAGAGAAGGACGGATGGAGGGCTGGCTGGAGGGGAGGAACCGGTGGCAGGAGGGTCGGGACCCCCCCTCCGGCTGCGCTGCCCGCGGCCCCGGAGCCGCTGTGGCTCTGCTGTCGCAGCCCGCTCTGGGTTTGCCTGGGACCGGGGTGCCCGCCCTGTCCTCTCCCCTCTCTGGGAGGGTTCCACCCGCAAGAAACAGGGTGGGCAGGAAACACACACACGGCCCAGGGCagctccccctttcccctcacCCGTGGGAAGGGTCCCCACGCTGGGCTGTGGGCAATATCTTGGGGAGGCTCCGGCAGCCCCTCGTCCATgacttccctgcttccctgtccctctctgctccctcttcATCCCTTGCACCCAGAGGAATCGGGACAGACAGCTGGAAAGGCAGGGAAGGTGACAAGGAGCAAACAGCAGCACCCTGCTTGGTACTGCTAGTGGTGGGTGCtgcctgggaagctgctgggctgcccaaAGTTCTAGTCTTTCTCCTTCGTGCCTTCCAGCACAGCAATATgtctcttcttccctcctcctctgctttgggCAGTGTCTGTGTGGAGATCCTTCCTTTAGTGGGGGTCTCAGTGCTTCCAGCATCTGGACCCTCTGTTCCCAGCAGCCGGGTGACATTAGGGTAGCCCAAGGCAAGGTCAAGCAGGGCTCAGGGAGCTGGGTATGGCCTGGGcatcccccccccagctgcaaGCAGGGTTTGGTGGCTGTGATGTTTGCTGGTTCAGTGCAGTTCTGTAaactcccagctcctgggggacCCACAGGATGGGTGAGGACATGTCAATGGTCAGTGTCTGGTTTTTTGaatgctgctctgctgtttgctcccagcccagggacCCTCTGGCCAGCCCTGCAAAGCACTGAGCAGATGCAACCTCTCACCCTGCCTGTGCTCAGGAGGTGACCCCAGGGAGGGTGCACACAGGAGCAGGGGGGGCACAGAGGGACTGCACCCCTGGGGAACCCCCCCCCCATGAGCCATCCTGGGGTACCTCATCTTTGGCCTCTGGACTACTTTAGGGCTGGTTGCCATGGCCCCAGTGATGCTGGCTGTGCCAAGGGCTGCACAAAGGCTGCAATGGGCCCAGGCTGCACCTTTTCTCCTGGTTTACTAGAAGGAGCAAGTGGCAGGGGAATGGTGCTGGGGTTTGCAGGCTGTTGGTAGCTGTGATCTCCCCATCTAGGCATGATGCTGGCCCTTGGGActggtcttcttggccacatGTTGGCACCCCTGGAGGCTTGTGTCCCTACACCCCTCTGAGAaggcagccctggagctgggttACCATCCCTCTTGTTACTGAGCTCGGTGAGCAAGGGCTGGTTTGGATGGGCTGAATgccctctgcctgtgctgctttgcaTGCCAGGGTTGAGTTAACTCAGCACACAGATGAGTTAAAGGACCCTTTGGGGTGGAGCCCAAATGAAGAGGTCCGACCCCTTCTCCTGGGGCTGTCAGTCCATCTCCCAACTTTAATAATGAAGTGAATTGCTTGAAACTCAACCCTGTACTGGTTGCTGCCATGACTCATCTCAGGCTTGCTGCTGGCTGTCTAAATGTTTTCAGCAGAGCCATATGGAGTGCAAGTCTCTGGCTATTACACTCCTCATTAAGGATCCTTGCTTCCCCTGGGCTGTGTGTGATGatcagagcagctccagcagaaatCGAAGCTTTCTGCCCTTCCTTTGTTTGCTGTGTTGAAATGGTGCCAGCCAGTGGCCTGACTGGgattattttctgtgtctgaCTCTGCTGTTGTGTGTGTGGCTGGGGGAGCCAAGGGACCCCTGGATAGCCAAGAAACCCCTGGGCAGTGTAGCTTCAACATGGGCATCgcccctctccatccccaaaGGGACACTCAGGAGCTTGAACACAGCTTTAATTAAGTTTACATCCCTGCCTTAGGCCCTGCCTGATGCCAGGCACTTCGAGAGGGTGTAAAAAACCCAttctcagctctgcccagctgcTTTCTTGTGGGACATGCTGGGTTTTAGCCACTCATGAACTCCGAGTGTCTGTTCTTGCCATTTGTGGCTGCTCTGTGGTGTCAGTGCCATTACACGGGTGCCCTTTGGTTTCACCACCATCTCAGGGAAGTTAGGATCTGGCCCGTGCCGATAGCTGCTGGTGTTCAGGAACTTGGCATCACCCCATAGCTGCCTGGAGAAAGCATCTCCTGAACTGGCAGGGAGATCCATACACAGACTGCTCTCATTACATGGTACTGTAGAGGAATTTGGATCAGGAGCAACCTCTAGAAATCCAGAGTCCAAACCCCAGATCAAAGCAGGCTTAGGAGTTAAATCAAGTTGCTCACAGTCTTGTCCAGGAAGTATCTTGGACCAAGGATGGAgatcccacagcctctctgagcCCAGTTCCAGTGTCTCAACAACTCTTCCACTTGCTTCTCTCAGGCTCTCCTCACTCATccagtgctccagcccctgccctccctcaCACATTCAGGTCTTGCCATGATCTGCAGGCCTGGGCAGATGCTGGCAGATTGAAGGAATTTCCACCAGCAAGTTCATCTCACCATCCCATCAGGTGTGCATTAGTCACCTGTAGAGATTCACTGGTTTCTTCTGAGGTTTAGTGGATGCTTTTGGTACAGAGACGTAGTTCTGTGTCTCTTTGTCCAGGtgctccctctctcccagggTTCCTGGGCTTCATTTTGCAGGAGCACTTACCTGGTTCTTCCCTGCTTCTGCCCTGAATTTAGCAGCCACAAGCTGTCCTCTTAGAGCTTCTTGTTCAGAACTGACAGCTTTGGTGGCAGGGTCCTTGCACACCTGCAGGCACAGCCTTGCCCGAGGGACACAGAGTGCCATGACCCTGACCACACTGCCCTGAAAGCACAACCAAGGGCTGAGGAGCTTCCAGCTCAAGCCCTGCAACCATTGCTCTGCTGCATGCTGGAGACCTCTCCACTGTCCCTGTTCCACAGGATGCTTCCACAGTGGGAGGCTGCTTGGAAGTGTCCTACAGAAAGGTGACCAGGGAGGAGGGGTGCAGCTTTTTAGAGCAGGGTGGTCCCAGCCACACTGTGTTCTCC
Above is a genomic segment from Heliangelus exortis chromosome 20, bHelExo1.hap1, whole genome shotgun sequence containing:
- the MFSD6L gene encoding major facilitator superfamily domain-containing protein 6-like: MSEQWDVGRALALSGFFRLLQGAGRACAVPFLPLYLRHLGLPAPLVGAVTGARYLAVGLWALLCARCPKGGGKRRILVACSLLGSAGASLLLTLIPPAHRAAGYRDCSNASQQPGDTGAATTVPSPSTGGYTVLSVSVNTNVKAVSKKKMKTTAAVLLESRKPTATSAALLGPTDTLEEKSRGGEGDVKTNGYLDGPSDWTTSVKAVKWETPEPELPSSYRPPLHGLEKERTHVASSVGNAGESLRTTESSGLTLFKATLSAVGDAYIARNLSDHQKDTQDFSFEAVPSIFQDRENQIFLMVLGAVVVWELLAAAFEWAVDEGLYQYLDFVDSTDRYSKLWVWSYLGASAGACSVALLVDHLNCFLSRTITRLAVHFYGYALLTVLSLFVGLFLPLQAPKKSDHINKTTKALALLGSDGHAILYALTIFLTGSASSAVHNFLFWQMQDRGSSELYMGLSVAVSLLAEILLYSFKGKLLRTCSSSRIVSVSLSLLAVQLLCYSFLWTAWSVLLIQVLSAFSNGALWWVVEGNVDDIATPGMERSLHSLLQGLCYGGGASLGSFAGGFVVQHFGLAVLFRACCVCLVLWLFLFLIVQSKLPRQKKINYSRLLAADSSDMSDTDEENERDWLVKAMKDESFNRNLSQQHGIK